TAAAAACTTTTGGAATAAAAGGAGAAAATATAGTCAACATGAACTACGCTGCTGTTGATAAAGGAGGCGAAGTTGAAAAAATAGATATTCCATCTGAATGGGCAGGACTTAAAATTTCAGAGAAAAAAGAAAAAACAGATGTTCCTGAATTTGTCAGTAAGGTTGCAGAAACTATTAACAGTTTAAAAGGAGACGACCTTCCGGTTAGTGCATTTATTGACAGAGAAGATGGTACTTTCCCTGCCGGTACAACTGCATTTGAAAAAAGAGGAGTTGCCGTTAATGTACCTCAATGGATCTCTGAAAATTGTATTCAATGCAACCAATGTGCTTATGTATGTCCTCATGCTGCTATCAGACCTTTCTTATTAAATGAAGAAGAATTAAAAAATGCTCCTGAAGGAACTACTACCCTGAAAGCTTTACCAAAAACATTAAGTGATTATCAATTCAGGATACAGCTGAGTGTTTTAGATTGTACCGGATGTAGCAATTGTTATGATGTTTGTCCGTCAAAAACAAAAGCATTAGAAATGAAACCTCTTGGTTCACAAATGGCAGAAGTTGAAAGATGGGAATATTTTTCAAATAATGTTACATATAAAGATAACATTGTTCCAAAAGCTCAATCTGTTAAGAACAGCCAGTTTGCACAACCACTATTTGAATTTTCAGGTGCTTGTGGAGGATGTGGTGAAACTCCATATATAAAATTAATAACCCAATTATTCGGTGATAGAATGATGGTTGCCAATGCAACCGGTTGTTCTTCGATTTACGGAGCTGCTGCACCATCAACTCCATATTGTACAAACAAAGACGGATACGGACCTGCATGGGCAAATTCATTATTTGAAGATAATGCAGAATATGGTTTCGGAATGGCTGTTGGAGTAAAGAAAATGCGTACAAGAATTGCTCAAAAAATGCAGGAAACAAAAGCAAACTTATCAGCAGAAACTAAAGAAGCATTCAAAGAATGGCTTGAAGGCATAGATGATTCTGAAAAATCTGTAATTGCATCCGAAAAAGTTATTTCATGCCTTGAAAAAGAAAATGATCCAATAGCAGATGAAATTCTTAAATTAAAACAATACCTGATTAAAAAATCAGTATGGGTTTTCGGAGGTGACGGCTGGGCATACGATATTGGTTACGGAGGACTTGACCATGTTCTTGCAGCGGGTCAGGATATTAACGTACTGGTTCTTGACACAGAAGTATATTCAAATACCGGCGGACAAGCATCAAAAGCTACCCCGATTGGTGCAGTAGCTAAATTTGCTGCTTCAGGTAAAAAAATCAGGAAAAAAGACCTTGGAATAATGTTAGCAAGCTACGGATATGTTTATGTTGCACAAATTGCAATGGGAGCAAGCCAATCGCAATGTTTTAAAGCTATCAAAGAAGCTGAAGCATATCCGGGACCATCAATAATAATTGCTTATTCTCCTTGCATTAGCCACGGACTAAAAGCAGGAATGGGTAAAACCCAATTGCAAGAAAAATTAGCAGTTGAAGCAGGATACTGGCAACTATGGAAATACAATCCGCTATTAGAAAAAGAAGGTAAAAATCCGTTTGTTTTAGACTCAAAAGAACCAAACTGGGAAAATTTCCAGAAATTCCTTGATTCTGAAGTACGTTATACTTCACTTAAAAAATCGTTCCCTGAAGAAGCAAAAAAACTATTTGTTGCTGCCGAAGAAAATGCAAAATGGCGATATAATAGTTACAAAAGATTAGCTTCTTTAGATTATTAAAATAATCTTATTTATATAATAAAAAATGCCCGTAAAGGGCATTTTTTATTTTATGTAAAGTATATCAAAACAAATGAGTAAATCATGGGTTAACAACATTGTTATATATATTTTCTAATTAAAATTAAAATTTCCCTAA
This DNA window, taken from Bacteroidales bacterium, encodes the following:
- the nifJ gene encoding pyruvate:ferredoxin (flavodoxin) oxidoreductase, translated to MNKEKKFITCDGNYAASHVAYMFSEVACIYPITPSSTMAEYIDEWAAHGRKNIFGEEVKVEEMQSEGGASGAVHGALQSGALTSTFTASQGLLLMIPNMFKMSGELLPAVFHVSARSVAAHALSIFGDHSDVMSTRQTGFALLATGSIQQIMDIGAVAHLSAIESRIPFLHFFDGFRNSHEIQKVEYFENEDLAGFINQTELQNFRDRALNPEHPVTRGTAQNPDIFFQAREAANKFYEAVPDIVEKYMQEINKLTRREYHPFTYYGDKNAENIVIAMGSITETIKEVVDHLNEKGEKVGLISVHLYRPFSSKYFFNVFPKSVKRIAVLDRTKEPGANNEPLCLDIKDLFYGKENAPVIVGGRYGLSSKDTTPSHIISVFENLKLKEPKNNFTISIVDDVTFTSLPLLPEISLAKKGTFEAKFYGIGADGTVGANKNSIKIIGENTDKYAQAYFAYDSKKSGGITTSHLRFGDNAIRSPYLVNTPDFVACHVPSYIDKYDMLKGLKNGGTFLLNSIWDREETKRRLPDTMKKYMAENNINFYIINATNIAEEIGLGTRTNTIMQSAFFKISEVIPSEMSVKEMKSAILKTFGIKGENIVNMNYAAVDKGGEVEKIDIPSEWAGLKISEKKEKTDVPEFVSKVAETINSLKGDDLPVSAFIDREDGTFPAGTTAFEKRGVAVNVPQWISENCIQCNQCAYVCPHAAIRPFLLNEEELKNAPEGTTTLKALPKTLSDYQFRIQLSVLDCTGCSNCYDVCPSKTKALEMKPLGSQMAEVERWEYFSNNVTYKDNIVPKAQSVKNSQFAQPLFEFSGACGGCGETPYIKLITQLFGDRMMVANATGCSSIYGAAAPSTPYCTNKDGYGPAWANSLFEDNAEYGFGMAVGVKKMRTRIAQKMQETKANLSAETKEAFKEWLEGIDDSEKSVIASEKVISCLEKENDPIADEILKLKQYLIKKSVWVFGGDGWAYDIGYGGLDHVLAAGQDINVLVLDTEVYSNTGGQASKATPIGAVAKFAASGKKIRKKDLGIMLASYGYVYVAQIAMGASQSQCFKAIKEAEAYPGPSIIIAYSPCISHGLKAGMGKTQLQEKLAVEAGYWQLWKYNPLLEKEGKNPFVLDSKEPNWENFQKFLDSEVRYTSLKKSFPEEAKKLFVAAEENAKWRYNSYKRLASLDY